A genomic region of Haemorhous mexicanus isolate bHaeMex1 chromosome 14, bHaeMex1.pri, whole genome shotgun sequence contains the following coding sequences:
- the SRPX2 gene encoding sushi repeat-containing protein SRPX2 isoform X2, translated as MAAPVLLLVLARLVSSTWHEGSGYYLESHTNEVYAEEPPPEPALDYRRVPQWCATLNIHRGEATCYSPRGSSYRSSLGTRCELSCARGYRLVGPSAVQCLPSRHWSGMAYCRQIRCHVLPAVLRGSYVCSAGVQMDSRCDYTCQPGYQLEGDRSRICMEDGHWSGSEPICVDLEPPKIRCPDSRERIAEPGKLTATVYWDPPRVRDSADGVIKRVMLRGPEPGSEFPEGEHVIRYTAHDQAYNRASCKFSVRVHVRRCPVLKPPQNGYISCTSDGNNYGATCEYLCDGGYERQGTSLRVCQSSQQWTGSQPLCAPMQINTDVSSAASLLDQFHEKRRLLVISAPDPSNRYYKMQISMLQALPAPHTLALQRGAAGQGGHGPRALHRPGQPRRALRLHRHLPAERA; from the exons ATGGCAGCCCCCGTCCTGCTGCTGGTCCTTGCCAGGCTGGTGTCATCCACGTGGCACGAAG GGTCTGGCTACTACCTGGAGAGTCACACCAACGAGGTGTATGCAGAAGAACCCCCCCCTGAGCCCGCCCTGGATTACCGTCGAG TGCCGCAGTGGTGTGCCACGCTCAACATCCACCGCGGAGAGGCCACTTGCTACTCGCCCCGGGGCAGCTCCTACcgcagcagcctggggacacgCTGCGAGCTGAGCTGCGCCCGCGGCTACCGCCTGGTGGGTCCCAGCGCCGTGCAGTGCCTGCCCAGCCGCCACTGGTCGGGGATGGCATACTGCCGAC AAATCCGGTGCCACGTGCTGCCAGCGGTGCTGCGGGGCTCCTACGTGTGCTCAGCAGGCGTGCAGATGGATTCCCGCTGTGACTACACCTGCCAGCCCGGCTACCAGCTGGAGGGCGACCGGAGCCGCATCTGCATGGAGGATGGGCACTGGAGCGGGAGCGAGCCAATCTGTGTAG atCTGGAGCCTCCCAAGATCCGCTGTCCTGACTCCCGGGAGCGCATTGCAGAGCCAGGCAAGCTGACTGCCACCGTGTACTGGGACCCTCCCCGCGTGAGGGACTCCGCTGACGGTGTCATCAAGAG GGTGATGCTGCGGGGCCCGGAGCCCGGCTCGGAATTCCCCGAAGGAGAGCATGTGATCCGCTACACCGCCCACGACCAGGCTTACAACCGCGCCAGCTGCAAGTTCAGCGTCCGCGTCCACG TGAGGCGCTGCCCTGTCCTGAAGCCTCCGCAGAACGGGTACATCTCCTGCACCTCCGACGGCAACAACTACGGCGCCACCTGCGAGTACCTGTGCGACGGGGGCTACGAGCGCCAGGGCACCTCCCTGCGGGTGTGCCAGTCCAGCCAGCAGTGGACGGGCTCCCAGCCCCTTTGTGCTC CCATGCAGATCAACACGGATGTGAGCTCGGCCGCCAGCCTGCTGGATCAGTTCCACGAGAAACGCCGCCTCTTGGTCATCTCGGCCCCTGACCCCTCTAACCGCTACTACAAGATGCAGATCTCcatgctgcag GCGCTTCCTGCACCTCACACGCTCGCACTTCAACGCGGTGCTGCTGGACAAGGCGGGCACGGACCGCGAGCGCTACATCGCCCCGGTCAGCCCCGACGAGCTCTTCGTCTTCATCGACACCTACCTGCTGAGCGAGCGTGA
- the SRPX2 gene encoding sushi repeat-containing protein SRPX2 isoform X1 — protein sequence MAAPVLLLVLARLVSSTWHEGSGYYLESHTNEVYAEEPPPEPALDYRRVPQWCATLNIHRGEATCYSPRGSSYRSSLGTRCELSCARGYRLVGPSAVQCLPSRHWSGMAYCRQIRCHVLPAVLRGSYVCSAGVQMDSRCDYTCQPGYQLEGDRSRICMEDGHWSGSEPICVDLEPPKIRCPDSRERIAEPGKLTATVYWDPPRVRDSADGVIKRVMLRGPEPGSEFPEGEHVIRYTAHDQAYNRASCKFSVRVHVRRCPVLKPPQNGYISCTSDGNNYGATCEYLCDGGYERQGTSLRVCQSSQQWTGSQPLCAPMQINTDVSSAASLLDQFHEKRRLLVISAPDPSNRYYKMQISMLQQAACGLDLRHVTTVELVGQPPHEVGRIREHRLSLGIIEELRRFLHLTRSHFNAVLLDKAGTDRERYIAPVSPDELFVFIDTYLLSEREAARRAQSGDPCE from the exons ATGGCAGCCCCCGTCCTGCTGCTGGTCCTTGCCAGGCTGGTGTCATCCACGTGGCACGAAG GGTCTGGCTACTACCTGGAGAGTCACACCAACGAGGTGTATGCAGAAGAACCCCCCCCTGAGCCCGCCCTGGATTACCGTCGAG TGCCGCAGTGGTGTGCCACGCTCAACATCCACCGCGGAGAGGCCACTTGCTACTCGCCCCGGGGCAGCTCCTACcgcagcagcctggggacacgCTGCGAGCTGAGCTGCGCCCGCGGCTACCGCCTGGTGGGTCCCAGCGCCGTGCAGTGCCTGCCCAGCCGCCACTGGTCGGGGATGGCATACTGCCGAC AAATCCGGTGCCACGTGCTGCCAGCGGTGCTGCGGGGCTCCTACGTGTGCTCAGCAGGCGTGCAGATGGATTCCCGCTGTGACTACACCTGCCAGCCCGGCTACCAGCTGGAGGGCGACCGGAGCCGCATCTGCATGGAGGATGGGCACTGGAGCGGGAGCGAGCCAATCTGTGTAG atCTGGAGCCTCCCAAGATCCGCTGTCCTGACTCCCGGGAGCGCATTGCAGAGCCAGGCAAGCTGACTGCCACCGTGTACTGGGACCCTCCCCGCGTGAGGGACTCCGCTGACGGTGTCATCAAGAG GGTGATGCTGCGGGGCCCGGAGCCCGGCTCGGAATTCCCCGAAGGAGAGCATGTGATCCGCTACACCGCCCACGACCAGGCTTACAACCGCGCCAGCTGCAAGTTCAGCGTCCGCGTCCACG TGAGGCGCTGCCCTGTCCTGAAGCCTCCGCAGAACGGGTACATCTCCTGCACCTCCGACGGCAACAACTACGGCGCCACCTGCGAGTACCTGTGCGACGGGGGCTACGAGCGCCAGGGCACCTCCCTGCGGGTGTGCCAGTCCAGCCAGCAGTGGACGGGCTCCCAGCCCCTTTGTGCTC CCATGCAGATCAACACGGATGTGAGCTCGGCCGCCAGCCTGCTGGATCAGTTCCACGAGAAACGCCGCCTCTTGGTCATCTCGGCCCCTGACCCCTCTAACCGCTACTACAAGATGCAGATCTCcatgctgcag CAAGCTGCCTGCGGGCTGGACCTGCGGCACGTCACCACCGTGGAGCTGGTGGGGCAGCCCCCGCACGAGGTGGGACGCATCCGGGAGCACCGGCTGTCCCTTGGCATCATCGAGGAGCTCAG GCGCTTCCTGCACCTCACACGCTCGCACTTCAACGCGGTGCTGCTGGACAAGGCGGGCACGGACCGCGAGCGCTACATCGCCCCGGTCAGCCCCGACGAGCTCTTCGTCTTCATCGACACCTACCTGCTGAGCGAGCGTGAGGCGGCACGGCGGGCACAGAGCGGGGACCCCTGCGAGTGA